From the genome of Metarhizium brunneum chromosome 4, complete sequence, one region includes:
- the PROR_0 gene encoding Proteinase R, translating to MHPTLSLLFSILPLTLASPTRKRSEPAPLIIPRGEAFTLVPDEYIVKLKKGCAKAALDDAMKIMPGDADQVFDSIFKGFTGRLDSSSLDALRDNPDVDYVEQNAYYEAYSVTTQQQAPWGLARLSHRRPGASDYIYDESAGEGTCAYVVDSGLDAAHPEFEGRAHFLGTFVGDQNDNCLHGTHVAGTIGGRQVGVAKKTTIYGIKVLDMNREQKCGADTSVIIAGIEHVARDAAERHCPNGVVVNLSLGGGWSQAMNEAAAALVRRGFFVAVAAGNGDQNHNPMDAASVSPASEPSVCTVGSVDSRDRPARDSNYGDVVDVQAPGVEVVSARAGGGYITMSGTSMAAPHVAGLGAYLLGLRKASASNLCSYLQESALQNSISGLHWGTRNLLVQNGVGA from the exons ATGCATCCTACACTGTCACTCCTTTTTTCCATTCTGCCCCTGACGTTGGCCAGCCCAACTCGCAAGCGGTCCGAGCCGGCACCGCTGATTATTCCTCGTGGCGAGGCCTTCACCCTCGTTCCCGATGAGTACATTGTCAAGCTCAAGAAGGGCTGCGCCAAGGCTGCGCTGGACGACGCCATGAAGATCATGCCCGGGGACGCTGACCAGGTGTTTGACTCCATCTTCAAGGGCTTCACTGGCAGGCTGGACTCTTCTTCGCTCGATGCCCTGCGTGATAACCCCGAT GTCGACTACGTCGAGCAGAACGCCTACTACGAAGCATACAGCGTGACTACCCAGCAACAGGCCCCCTGGGGTCTTGCTCGACTCTCCCACAGACGCCCCGGCGCAAGCGACTACATCTACGACGAGAGCGCCGGCGAGGGAACATGCGCCTACGTTGTCGACAGCGGTCTCGACGCCGCACATCCC GAGTTTGAGGGCCGCGCCCATTTCCTCGGGACCTTTGTCGGCGACCAAAACGACAACTGCCTCCACGGCACGCACGTGGCGGGCACCATCGGCGGGCGGCAGGTCGGCGTGGCCAAGAAGACCACCATCTACGGCATCAAGGTGCTCGACATGAACCGGGAGCAAAAGTGCGGCGCCGACACGTCCGTCATCATCGCGGGCATCGAGCACGTCGCCCGGGACGCCGCGGAGCGCCACTGCCCcaacggcgtcgtcgtcaaccTCAGCCTGGGAGGGGGCTGGTCGCAGGCCATGAacgaggccgccgcggccCTGGTCCGCCGGGGCTTCTTCGTGGCGGTCGCCGCGGGCAACGGCGACCAGAACCACAACCCCATGGACGCGGCCTCCGTCTCCCCGGCCTCGGAGCCCTCCGTCTGCACCGTCGGCTCCGTCGACAGCCGCGACCGGCCCGCCCGCGACTCCAACTAcggcgacgtcgtcgacgtccaGGCCcccggcgtcgaggtcgtgtccgcccgcgccggcggcggctacATCACCATGTCGGGCACCTCCATGGCCGCCCCCCACGTTGCCGGCCTGGGTGCGTACTTGCTGGGCCTGCGCAAGGCCTCGGCTTCCAACCTGTGCAGCTACCTCCAGGAGAGTGCTTTGCAGAACTCCATTTCGGGCTTGCACTGGGGCACCAGGAACTTGCTTGTCCAGAACGGCGTTGGTGCTTAA
- the rhmD gene encoding L-rhamnonate dehydratase, producing the protein MASAVREFPTIKAVRSYVISGVGSGGDYHNVKDGHWLIDSDISTPCSIWEQYRKSRTSWGINVLGSFLVEIEASDGTVGFATGFGGPPGCWLIHQHFERFLIGADPRNTNLLFEQMYRASMFYGRKGLPVAVISVIDLAIWDLLGKLRNEPVYRLIGGATRERINFYCTGPQPTAARDMGFWGAKVPLPHCPEEGHAGLRKNVAFLRRHRESVGPDFPIMVDCYMSLNVSYTIQLVEACKDLDINWWEECLSPDDTDGFRQIKRAHPATKFTTGEHEYSRYGFRKLIESRDLDMVQPDVMWLGGMTELLRVAAMAAAYDTPVVPHASGPYSYHFVISQPNTPFQEYLANSPDGRSVLPVFGDLFVDEPIPTRGYLTAADLDKPGFGLTINPAARAKLIPARNLLAPAPVAMPAPEMNGAAKEDGDVKHAKVNGVGHHDDDELVGGMGKLTT; encoded by the exons atggcgtcggCTGTTCGGGAGTTTCCTACCATCAAGGCCGTTCGATCCTATGTGATTAGCGGCGTTGGCTCAG GCGGCGATTATCACAATGTCAAAGACGGCCACTG GCTGATTGATAGCGACATTTCCACCCCCTGCTCAATATGGGAGCAGTATCGAAAGTCTCGGACAAGCTGGGGAATCAATGTACTCGGATCATTCCTGGTCGAAATCGAAGCATCTGATGGGACTGTTGGGTTCGCAACGGGCTTTGGAG GCCCTCCTGGATGCTGGCTCATCCACCAACACTTTGAACGGTTCCTCATCGGTGCCGATCCTCGCAACACCAACCTGCTGTTTGAGCAAATGTACCGAGCGTCCATGTTCTATGGCCGCAAGGGCCTCCCcgtggccgtcatctccGTCATCGACCTCGCCATCTGGGACCTGCTGGGCAAGCTGAGGAACGAGCCGGTGTACAGGCTCATAGGCGGCGCCACAAGGGAACGCATCAACTTCTACTGCACCGGCCCTCAACCGACGGCCGCGCGGGACATGGGCTTCTGGGGCGCCAAGGTGCCCCTACCGCACTGCCCCGAGGAGGGCCACGCTGGGCTCCGCAAGAACGTCGCGTTTCTCCGGAGGCACAGGGAATCCGTCGGCCCCGACTTCCCCATCATGGTGGACTGCTACATGAGCCTCAACGTGTCGTACACGATCCAGCTCGTGGAAGCGTGCAAGGACCTCGACATCAACTGGTGGGAGGAGTGCCTGTCGCCAGACGACACGGACGGCTTCCGGCAGATCAAGCGCGCGCACCCGGCAACCAAGTTCACCACGGGCGAGCACGAGTACTCGCGCTACGGGTTCCGCAAGCTCATCGAGTCCCGGGACCTGGACATGGTCCAACCGGACGTCATGTGGCTCGGCGGCATGACGGAACTGCTTCGggtggccgccatggccgcggcgTACGACACGCCCGTCGTGCCGCACGCCAGCGGGCCCTACAGCTACCACTTTGTCATTTCGCAGCCCAACACGCCCTTCCAGGAGTACCTGGCCAATTCGCCGGACGGGAGGAGCGTGCTGCCTGTTTTCGGAGACTTGTTCGTCGACGAGCCGATTCCGACAAGGGGGTACCTGACGGCGGCGGACCTGGACAAGCCTGGCTTTGGACTGACCATTAacccggcggcgagggcaaaATTGATCCCGGCGAGGAACTTGCTTGCCCCGGCGCCCGTGGCCATGCCGGCGCCAGAAATGAATGGCGCTGCCAAGGAGGATGGGGATGTGAAGCACGCAAAAGTGAACGGGGTCGGtcaccatgatgatgatgagctggTGGGCGGGATGGGCAAGTTGACGACTTGA
- the DHG2 gene encoding L-rhamnose-1-dehydrogenase, whose amino-acid sequence MPLTGLLAGKTAIITGGTTGIGRAICLEFLRQGANVVVNHLGLDQDKQHLDSLVAEAEALSLSAQASPSSAVGRLAHEAGDVRDPETAAGLVAAAVAHSGAARRLDICVSNAGVCTFADFLTLAPDLLETTVRTNLDGAFYVTQAAARQMALRQEPPGGSIIGVSSVSALVGGGRQAHYTPTKAGVLSLMQSAAVALGRHGIRCNALLPGTIRTRLNEQDLADDAKRAYMEGRIPLGRTGVPSDMAGPAVFLACDELSGYVSGAQLLVDGGLFVNLQ is encoded by the coding sequence ATGCCGCTGACGGGGCTGCTGGccggcaagacggccatcatcaccggcgGGACGACGGGCATCGGCCGCGCCATCTGCCTCGAGTTCCTGCGCCAGGGCGCCAACGTGGTCGTCAACCACCTCGGCCTAGACCAGGACAAGCAGCACCTCGACTCGCTggtcgccgaggccgaggcgctCTCGCTCTCCGCGCAGGCGTCGCCGTCCAGTGCGGTCGGCAGGCTGGCCcacgaggccggcgacgtcAGGGACCCcgagacggcggccgggCTGGTGGCCGCGGCGGTCGCGCACTCGGGCGCCGCGCGCCGGCTCGACATCTGCGTCTCCAACGCGGGCGTGTGCACGTTTGCCGACTTCCTCACGCTGGCGCCGGACCTGCTGGAGACGACGGTGCGCAccaacctcgacggcgccTTCTACGTGacgcaggcggcggcgcggcagATGGCCCTGCGCCAGGAGCCCCCGGGGGGCAGCATCATCGGCGTGTCGTCGGTGTCGgcgctcgtcggcggcgggcggcaggCGCACTACACGCCGACAAAGGCCGGCGTGCTCAGCTTGATGCAGAGCGCGGCCGTGGCCCTGGGCCGCCACGGCATCCGGTGCAACGCCCTGCTGCCGGGGACGATCCGCACGCGGCTCAACGAGCAGGACctggccgacgacgccaagaGGGCCTACATGGAGGGCAGGATTCCCCTGGGCCGCACTGGCGTGCCGTCTGACATGGCTGGCCCGGCGGTGTTTCTGGCGTGCGACGAGCTGAGCGGCTATGTGAGCGGTGCGCAGCtgctggtggatggcggCCTGTTTGTCAATCTGCAGTAG
- the mrpl22 gene encoding mitochondrial 54S ribosomal protein uL22m: MSLRLASRRLALPGAPCPVRPSLPSARGGISTTQMRTKWSVNIFKGWGRPGAKDSPSSKAAQDATAELDDPKKRAAFLERNMHGSVSDNIFQEEIDAAGPSSAREAAAQKEQQEQQLEQKTRENMAMVTDPDPRSRMRWQRRKVIQMVRSNGAVSKEDRIKATERQLLHRSHFMPTSVKKLVMLSRQIAGKPVDEAISQMQWSKKKMAAEVKYYLEEARDLAIAQRGMGLGKVNGEVLDKPRKIFTREGKWVEVTDPTRMYVAQSWVGRGPWRGKEIDYKGRGRMGVIQHPSTSFTVLLKEEKTRIREHEEREAKKAAKGPWVHLPNRRIHGQRPYYSW; encoded by the exons ATGAGTTTACGCCTCGCTAGCCGCCGGCTAGCACTCCCAG GCGCCCCTTGTCCAGTCCGGCCCTCGCTCCCCAGCGCCCGCGGCGGCATAAGCACCACGCAGATGCGCACCAAATGGTCCGTCAACATCTTCAAGGGCTGGGGCCGGCCCGGCGCAAAGGACTCCCCCTCGTCCAAGGCGGCCCAAGACGCCACCGCGGAGCTCGACGACCCCAAGAAGCGGGCTGCCTTTCTCGAGCGAAACATGCACGGCTCCGTGTCGGACAACATCTTCCAGGAGGAAATCGACGCCGCCGGGCCCTCGTCTGCTCGGGAGGCGGCCGCCCAGAAGGAACAGCAGGAACAGCAGCTGGAGCAAAAGACCCGCgaaaacatggccatggtgacggaCCCCGACCCCAGGAGCAGAATGCGCTGGCAGCGCAGAAAAGTAATCCAGATGGTGCGCAGCAACGGCGCCGTCTCCAAGGAGGACCGGATCAAGGCGACGGAGCGGCAGCTCCTGCACAGGAGCCACTTCATGCCGACGAGCGTCAAGAAGCTGGTCATGCTGTCGAGACAGATTGCCGGCAagcccgtcgacgaggcgATTTCGCAAATGCAGtggtccaagaagaagatggccgcCGAGGTCAAGTATTACCTGGAGGAGGCCAGGGACTTGGCCATTGCGCAGAGGGGCATGGGTCTGGGCAAGGTCAACGGGGAGGTGCTCGACAAGCCCAGGAAGATATTCACGAGGGAGGGCAAATGGGTTGAGGTGACGGACCCGACGCGCATGTATGTCGCGCAGTCTTGGGTTGGGCGTGGACCGTGGCGAGGCAAGGAGATTGATTACAAGGGCCGTGGGAGAATGGGCGTTATTCAACACCCTAGTACAA GCTTCACAGTTCTGTTGAAGGAGGAAAAGACGAGAATACGAGAGCATGAGGAACGAGAGGCTAAGAAGGCTGCCAAGGGACCCTGGGTTCACCTGCCCAACCGCCGTATCCACGGACAGCGACCCTACTACTCATGGTAA